The Montipora capricornis isolate CH-2021 chromosome 3, ASM3666992v2, whole genome shotgun sequence genome window below encodes:
- the LOC138041417 gene encoding uncharacterized protein, which yields MDHTYAFSFGDIIDKKVSRQSIQEQLEVKEEILINFKKKVGQLQKEIDEYKQGEFTLEKFKNDNSAIKFYTGFPNYTALLAFHNYLKPKVAKLQYWGPKNVPDSRPYQEQGKNKPGRTRKLSSLTEMFIVLVRLKVGLFVRDLVDRFGISVANFRKIFCTWINFLYLDLPQLFPFPSQESVRKNMPQQFALYPTTRVIIDCTEVFVEVPSSMLAQSQTWSNYKHHNTFKVLIGISPNGQVIFVSKLWGGRISDKCITEKSGLMQYHKPGDNIMADRGFEITNILPPGVGLNIPPFKGARAQLTAEEVTETVHIASMRIHVERAIGRIKNYHILDGTLPLTLAHTADQIFSVCAYLTNFLPPLLPPIKSK from the coding sequence ATGGACCATACATATGCATTTAGCTTTGGAGACATCATTGATAAAAAAGTATCAAGGCAGTCTATACAGGAGCAGCTTGAAGTAAAGGAGGAAATATTGATAAACTTTAAGAAAAAAGTTGGGCAGctgcaaaaagaaattgatGAGTATAAACAAGGGGAATTTACACTTGAAAAGTTTAAGAATGACAACTCTGCGATTAAATTTTACACAGGCTTTCCCAATTACACAGCGCTACTAGCATTTCATAATTACCTCAAACCAAAAGTAGCCAAATTACAATACTGGGGTCCAAAAAATGTACCTGACTCCAGACCATATCAGGAGCAAGGGAAAAATAAGCCAGGCCGCACGAGGAAATTAAGTTCTTTAACTGAAATGTTTATTGTCCTTGTTAGATTAAAGGTTGGTCTTTTTGTTAGAGATCTAGTTGACAGATTTGGCATTTCTGTTGCAAACTTTAGAAAGATATTTTGTACATGGATTAATTTCTTGTATTTAGATTTGCCCCAATTATTCCCTTTCCCTTCTCAGGAATCAGTGCGGAAAAACATGCCACAACAATTTGCCCTGTACCCTACTACTCGAGTGATTATTGACTGCACAGAGGTTTTTGTGGAGGTACCATCCTCAATGTTGGCCCAGTCACAGACCTGGTCCAACTACAAACACCATAATACATTCAAAGTTTTAATTGGAATTTCCCCAAATGGCcaagtaatttttgtttcaaagttgTGGGGTGGTAGGATTTCAGATAAGTGCATAACAGAAAAGTCTGGCTTAATGCAATACCATAAACCTGGAGATAACATCATGGCTGATCGCGGTTTTGAAATCACCAATATTTTACCCCCAGGTGTTGGCCTTAATATACCTCCATTTAAAGGTGCCAGGGCCCAGTTAACAGCTGAAGAAGTGACTGAAACAGTTCATATTGCTTCTATGCGAATTCACGTAGAGCGGGCAATAGGTAGAATCAAGAACTATCACATCCTTGATGGCACTCTACCTTTGACCCTGGCCCATACTGCAGATCAAATATTTTCAGTCTGTGCCTACCTAACCAATTTTTTGCCTCCTCTTCTCCCCCCtataaaaagcaaataa